GGTTAAAACAGGAAAGTAGTTATAATAGAGTTTCAAAAACTCCTAAAGATTCTGTAGGTTGGTTTAGCAATCACGATTTTAATAGTAGTGAAAAAGATCATAATTTTATTAGAACAGAAGAAATCAACGGACAGAAGGAATGGGTGATGATGGATCATGTAGGGCCAGGAGCAATAGTGCGTACTTGGATGCCGTTTTTTAAGCCAGATAAGCCAGATACGGATATTGAAATTAAAATTTATTTAGATGGAAACCTAAAACCTGTTTTTCAAGGGAATATGTTAAGTTTATTAGATGGAACAGGAGAAATTCCTTTTCCCTTAGCACATCAATCTTTAAGATCGGCAGTATCTTTTTTCCCAATTCCTTATGCAAAAGGATGTAAAATTACAGCTACTGGGAGACCTTTTTTCTATCAATTTACCTATAGAGAATACGATGATTATACACCTATAAAAACGTTAACAAAAGAAGACTTTAATAATGCAATACCATTGACCAAAAAAGTTGGAGAATTGTTATTGCACCCAGAAAATACAAGTAAAGGGAAAGAAGTCTCTTTTAGCGCTAAATTAAAATCTAAAAAAGAAAAGTCTGTAACATTGCCTAAGGGGAATGCTGCTATTAACATGCTAAGCTTAAAATTAGATGATTATTCTAACGCCGAAGTAACAAGAACCGTTGTGTTAAAAATTGAGTTTGATGATGAAGAAACTGTTTGGTGTCCTATTGGAGACTTTTTTGGTTGTGGAATAGGATTAAATCCTTTTGAGGGTTGGCATAAATCTGTATACGAAGACGGAACCATGGTAAGTAGATGGGTAATGCCTTATCAAAAATCAGGAAAAATATCTGTGGTAAATTTAGGAGAAGAGTCTGTAAACGTAGAACTAAACGCTACGGTTGGTTCTTGGGAATGGGATGAGGATTCTATGTATTTTAATGCTGCTTGGAGAGGTCAATATCCTGTAGCTACAAGACCTTTTCCAGATTGGAATTATGTAACCTTAAAAGGAAGAGGTGTATATGTTGGAGATGCTTTAACTATTATGAATCCTGTAGCAAAATGGTGGGGAGAAGGTGATGAAAAAATTTGGGTTGATGGTGAAGATTTTCCATCAATATTTGGAACAGGAACCGAAGATTATTACGCATATTCTTGGGGAGGTAAGAGTACCGATTTTTACGAACATCCTTTTCATGCACAACCAAAATCTTATATCTACAACAAATTAAATCGTAAAAAAATTAAAGAGAGAAATACGTTAGGTTATAGCACAGAAATAAGAAGTAGAGCCTTAGATATTATGCCTTTTGGTAGTTCTTTACAATTAGATATGGAAATTTGGAGTTGGACAGATTGCGAAATGGGTTACGGAGTAGGAGTGTATTGGTATGGTGATAAAGAAACTACATCAAACAGAGTTCCAGACGAAAAAGAAGTGTTAAATGTACCTCCTTTACCAGATGGTTTTCCTAATTCTAAAAATGAAAAAAAATAATTCTGCTTGTTGGGTTTTATTTTATACCCAAAGAATCATAGGTGATAATAAATATAAATAATGAAGGTTAAATTTGAATCTCTATTATAAAAAAAATAATATAAAAATATGTTGAAAACAATCACAAGTGTTCTGAGTATTTTCTTGTTGTGTTTAACAAGTTGTTCTTCTGAGTATAAATACCAAGTAGATGAACAAGATCATGGTGTTACCATTCACCAAGATAGTACCTTAATTAGTGTTGAGGTAGTGAATGAATCTATCATTCATGTACACAAAATAAAAGTAGGAAGTAAGGCAACCACCATTCCCGATTATGTAACTGTTTTAGAACCTCAAAATATAGCATGGGATTTTACGGAAACTGAAGATAGAGTAACGATCAGCACAGAAAATGTAATGGTGTTTGTAAATAGTGATGGAACTATTGAGTATCAAACAAAAGACAATCAACCATTATTGGCCGAAACCAACGAAAATACTTTTATAAGAGCTAACGCTACAGATGAGCATAGTGTTTCTCAGGCTTTTGTAGCTGGGGACGAAGCATTATATGGGTTGGGACAGTTTCAAAGTGGTATTATGAATTGGAAAAATGTACCTATTCGTTTGCAACAATACAATCAAGAAATTGCCATTCCGTTTTTGGTATCTACCAAAGGATATGGAATTTATTGGCACAATTACAGTCTTACAGATTTTAACAATCCAGAAAACGAAATTGAGTTTGAAACTGTTGAAGAAGTTGTAGAAGAAAACAAGCAGGAACAAGTAGTGCCTGTAAACGGTGAAAAAGAGAATGTAGCTGCTTATGCAACCAAAGAAGCTAAGCAAAAGAATATTAGAGAAACTACTTTTACACCTGCTAAAACAGGGGAATATACATTTCTAGCTTTGAGTGACCATAAAGGTCGTATGAGAGGGAATATAAGTGTAAGTATAGATGGAGACCCTGTTATAAACTATGAAACTATTTGGATGCCAAGAAGATATTCTGGTAAAAAATATTTAGAAGCTGGTAAAACATACAAAGTTGTTTTTCAGAATACAGGAGCAAAAATACTAGGTAAAGTATTTTATAACGAACCAGATTTTAACAAAACTGTTTTTAGTAGTATTAAAGGAAATGCCATAGATTATTATTTCGTTTATGGAGAAAATCCAGGAACTGTAATTGCTAATTATCAAGACTTAACAGGAAAAGCACCTATGTTTTCTAAAAAATCTTATGGATTTTGGCAGTGTAGAGAAAGATATCACAATCAAGAGGAATTGTTAGAAAATGCTCGTGAAATGAGAGATAGAGATATTCCTGTAGATAATATCGTTCAAGACTGGTTTTATTGGCCAAAAGGAACCAAAGGACCTGAGTGGGATAGAGCAAAATACCCAGATCCAGATGCAATGGTTAAGGAGTTAACAAAGTTGAATTTAAACTTAATGGTTTCTGTATGGCCAGAGGTTAAAAACAAAGCATTAGAAGAAAAATACGGATTGACTAAAATAGAAAGTAGCAATTATGTAGATATCTATGATAAAAAAGTAAGCGATCAATTCTATAGAGCTTTAAGTGATTCTATGTTCCATAAAGGTGTAAAATCTATTTGGTTAGATGGAACAGAACCAGAAGGAGTCAACGATACTAGCGTAGGAACTGCTGTGGGGCCATATAAAGAAGTTCAAAACCCTTATTCGTTATTGGTTACAAAAACCATGTATGATGGTAGGAGAAAGGAATTCCCTATGGAGCGTGTGTTTAATTTAACACGTTCAGCCTATGCAGGTCAACAACGTTATGGAGCAACTTCATGGTCTGGTGATGTAGAAGCCTCTTGGGAGCAGTTTTCAGAGCAAATTGCAGCAGGTTTAAACTTTACTATGGCAGGAGTACCTTATTGGACTCATGATATTGGTGGTTTCTTTAGAGATTCAAAATCTATCAACACAAAGTTTGATAATCAATACACAAACCCTGAATACATAGAGTTGTTAACTCGTTGGTTCCAATTTGGTACGTTTAGTCCAATATTTAGAATTCACGGATATGTATCCGAAACAGAGGTTTGGAGATATGGAAAAGAGTTTGAAAATACAGCACGTAAATTTATAGATTTAAGATATCAATTAATGCCTTATATCTATTCTCAAGCATGGCAAATTACCAATAACAGTCGTCAGTTAATGACTCCTTTGGCATATCATTATCCTAATGATAAAAATACTTGGGGAATTAAAGATCAATTGTTTTTTGGAGAATCTTTAATGCTTGGTTTTGTTACAGAATATGAGCAAAGAAAAAAAGAGATGTATTTCCCTAAAGGGGTTTGGTACAACTTCTGGACAGGTGATAAAATACAAGGAGGTAAAACAGTAAATGTAAAAGCTGAATTAGAGGAAACACCAATATTTGTAAAAGAGGGAACTATTTTGCCTCTTGGACCAAAAGTTCAATATGCTAACCAATTAACTAAGGAAGCTCTTAAAGTTCTTATATATCCAGGTAAAGATGCCGAGTTTGTTTTATACTTAGATGATGGTGAATCTTATAATTACGAGGAAGGAACTTATTCTGAGGTGGTTTTTTCTTATTCTGAAAAAGAAAAAATATTAACTGTTAAAAAAGGAAAAGGAGATTATTTTGATTTTAGTATCTCTCCAATAGATCTAGATGTTTATATAGCTGGTGGTGATGGACAAGTAAAATTACACACTTTTTTAGGGGAAGAGTTAAAGGTTAAGTTTTAATAAAACCTACCTGCGTAAAAAAGAAAAGACAATACTAGGCTAAGTGGCCTAGTATTGTCTTTTTTGGTTTTTATTTTATACTAAAAGAACCATGTCTTATAACAAAATGAACAAGCATCAATTATTTTTACTGATATAATTGAGAGGTAAATAGATTCACAGAGGTTTTCTGAATGAAGTATTTGCCTATGAATTTTTTTAAAATAAAAATAGAGTCAAAATCATGAAGTTTTACATGTCCCTAATCTATTGTTTGTTCGGATTGCAATTATGTAATGGTCAATCCACCACAAGCAAATCAGTAGAACGTCCAAATATTATTTTTTTAATGACAGATGATCAACGTTGGGATAATATGGGATGTTATGGAAAACCTGAATTTTATACTCCCAATATTAATAAATTATCAAAAGAGGGAATCACGTTTGATAATGCATATTATGCGGTTGCTATTTGTATGCCTAGTCGTGTGACCATGATGACAGGACGTTACAATTCAAATCATAGAGTTGGGTTTGTAGCTCCAGATGATTATACATTGTCTCAAGCAGATTTTGCAAAAGGATATCCAGCTATACTTAAAAAAGCAGGTTACAGAACAGGGTTTGTTGGTAAAGTTGGTTTTACGGTAACCAAAGAAACTCAAAGACCAAGTACACCTAAAGAACATTTTTACAAAGAAAACTTAGGAAGTACTTTTGATTTTTTTGCAGGTAGTGAAACACAACCTCAAAAAGGTCTAGAATTGTGGCCAGAGAACGATTTAGCTTTACAAGAAATTTACAGAGAGGGGAGAACCAATACAGGGAGAACTTTAAAAACAGGAGAAGCCATGCTTCGTTTTTTAGAAACACAACCAGACAATCAACCTTTTTGCTTATCGGTGAGTTTTTATGCAGTAAAGCACGATTCTGATAAACACATGTACATGCCCCATTATGAACAATTTAAAAACAAAGATTTTACTGTTGCAGAAAATTGGGTAGAGGGAGATAATGAAGAATTGCCAAAAGTGGTGAAAGAAAATGCTCGTGGAGTGTATTTACATCGCCAAAGATCTTCTAAACCTGAGCAATACCAAAGATTGGTTCGTCGTTTTGCCACACAAGGTTATACTGTAGATGAGCAAGTTGGAAAGTTGATTGAAAAATTAAAAGAAAAAGGAATTTTAGAGAATACAATTATTATTTACACAAGTGATAATGGACGTTTCCAAGGTTCTCATGGACTTTTTGATAAATGTTTGCTTTATGATGAAGCAGTAAAAGCCCCGTTAATTATTTATGATGGAAGAAAATCTGCAACCGAGCGTAGTAGAAGAGAAGATGCTTTAGTTTCTTCGGTAGATATGGCTCCAACCATTGTTTCTTTAGCAGGCTTAGAAATTCCTAAAAGTATGCAAGGTAGAGATATTACAGGGGTTTTAAATAAAACTCAAGACATGTCTCAGTGGAGAGATGCCGTATTTATGGAAGATTTGTTTTTGGTAGATATGTTTAAAGCAAAATACAATCCTAAGGCAGATGAAATCAACCAAAAATTAATAGAAGAAAATAAATCTTACAGAGCAAGAGGGGTTAGAACTAAGAAGTGGAAATATTTTGTGTATTACGAACACAATCCTAGAATAGAAGAATTGTATGATGTGGCAAATGATCCTTTAGAACAAAATAACTTAGTTCACAGTGTTGAGCATACACAAGTTTTAAAAGAGCTTAGAAAAAAAACAGAGGAGCTTTATAAAAAGGCAGTTCAGTAAATGATAGACTGTTTTTTAAAATACTATTGATGTTTGCATCAATATGAAAATTAATAATGATTTAGTTTAGAAAATA
Above is a genomic segment from Wenyingzhuangia fucanilytica containing:
- a CDS encoding glycoside hydrolase family 172 protein, which encodes MMTLRTRLIAVFILFAVVTNAQKNKEVTVTSLLKEMVDREQVARFPITNFRLKQESSYNRVSKTPKDSVGWFSNHDFNSSEKDHNFIRTEEINGQKEWVMMDHVGPGAIVRTWMPFFKPDKPDTDIEIKIYLDGNLKPVFQGNMLSLLDGTGEIPFPLAHQSLRSAVSFFPIPYAKGCKITATGRPFFYQFTYREYDDYTPIKTLTKEDFNNAIPLTKKVGELLLHPENTSKGKEVSFSAKLKSKKEKSVTLPKGNAAINMLSLKLDDYSNAEVTRTVVLKIEFDDEETVWCPIGDFFGCGIGLNPFEGWHKSVYEDGTMVSRWVMPYQKSGKISVVNLGEESVNVELNATVGSWEWDEDSMYFNAAWRGQYPVATRPFPDWNYVTLKGRGVYVGDALTIMNPVAKWWGEGDEKIWVDGEDFPSIFGTGTEDYYAYSWGGKSTDFYEHPFHAQPKSYIYNKLNRKKIKERNTLGYSTEIRSRALDIMPFGSSLQLDMEIWSWTDCEMGYGVGVYWYGDKETTSNRVPDEKEVLNVPPLPDGFPNSKNEKK
- a CDS encoding TIM-barrel domain-containing protein, with the translated sequence MLKTITSVLSIFLLCLTSCSSEYKYQVDEQDHGVTIHQDSTLISVEVVNESIIHVHKIKVGSKATTIPDYVTVLEPQNIAWDFTETEDRVTISTENVMVFVNSDGTIEYQTKDNQPLLAETNENTFIRANATDEHSVSQAFVAGDEALYGLGQFQSGIMNWKNVPIRLQQYNQEIAIPFLVSTKGYGIYWHNYSLTDFNNPENEIEFETVEEVVEENKQEQVVPVNGEKENVAAYATKEAKQKNIRETTFTPAKTGEYTFLALSDHKGRMRGNISVSIDGDPVINYETIWMPRRYSGKKYLEAGKTYKVVFQNTGAKILGKVFYNEPDFNKTVFSSIKGNAIDYYFVYGENPGTVIANYQDLTGKAPMFSKKSYGFWQCRERYHNQEELLENAREMRDRDIPVDNIVQDWFYWPKGTKGPEWDRAKYPDPDAMVKELTKLNLNLMVSVWPEVKNKALEEKYGLTKIESSNYVDIYDKKVSDQFYRALSDSMFHKGVKSIWLDGTEPEGVNDTSVGTAVGPYKEVQNPYSLLVTKTMYDGRRKEFPMERVFNLTRSAYAGQQRYGATSWSGDVEASWEQFSEQIAAGLNFTMAGVPYWTHDIGGFFRDSKSINTKFDNQYTNPEYIELLTRWFQFGTFSPIFRIHGYVSETEVWRYGKEFENTARKFIDLRYQLMPYIYSQAWQITNNSRQLMTPLAYHYPNDKNTWGIKDQLFFGESLMLGFVTEYEQRKKEMYFPKGVWYNFWTGDKIQGGKTVNVKAELEETPIFVKEGTILPLGPKVQYANQLTKEALKVLIYPGKDAEFVLYLDDGESYNYEEGTYSEVVFSYSEKEKILTVKKGKGDYFDFSISPIDLDVYIAGGDGQVKLHTFLGEELKVKF
- a CDS encoding sulfatase-like hydrolase/transferase, with the protein product MSLIYCLFGLQLCNGQSTTSKSVERPNIIFLMTDDQRWDNMGCYGKPEFYTPNINKLSKEGITFDNAYYAVAICMPSRVTMMTGRYNSNHRVGFVAPDDYTLSQADFAKGYPAILKKAGYRTGFVGKVGFTVTKETQRPSTPKEHFYKENLGSTFDFFAGSETQPQKGLELWPENDLALQEIYREGRTNTGRTLKTGEAMLRFLETQPDNQPFCLSVSFYAVKHDSDKHMYMPHYEQFKNKDFTVAENWVEGDNEELPKVVKENARGVYLHRQRSSKPEQYQRLVRRFATQGYTVDEQVGKLIEKLKEKGILENTIIIYTSDNGRFQGSHGLFDKCLLYDEAVKAPLIIYDGRKSATERSRREDALVSSVDMAPTIVSLAGLEIPKSMQGRDITGVLNKTQDMSQWRDAVFMEDLFLVDMFKAKYNPKADEINQKLIEENKSYRARGVRTKKWKYFVYYEHNPRIEELYDVANDPLEQNNLVHSVEHTQVLKELRKKTEELYKKAVQ